In the Cydia fagiglandana chromosome 5, ilCydFagi1.1, whole genome shotgun sequence genome, one interval contains:
- the LOC134664469 gene encoding uncharacterized protein LOC134664469: protein MFFVFYFLVFAYFSHSEINCFTQRSIRTTNYVGGREEISNSRGAAQPKGTNHKTSNLNNDLKSNIFDKILSDEMLLSLEHRHDQRDSSKNIPLSSKKEHLITPTLEIIQKWPIFKHINNVRGVDIINQNKLVGIKTKNDDEYLDHLPKSEITSELKLETNKLAEHEELNLNKGLWVKPEINKSSKNIPFSSKVIGMRSLPELGVKEKCKCKKTNPTNPCKCSGTSHNKKRCTHSTPNARAHECSRYGAVTNHSCSQGQPYQDFVTSNPYSFYPVYVPYTYFASEAPMIPYTVSYPQPIFSDLKIPRKHKHKCRKQTTRFEEDLYYEDNDSRERRPYDDNEYYHDSKKESSKGIVYDVNQDALIKEIVKDLKIHNNKDFVKECYCDSSVSTCRSNIFVSILIFSLFKLLSTLSLCFVLE, encoded by the exons ATGTTTTTTGTATTCTATTTTTTAGTGTTTGCATATTTTTCGCATTCGGAGATAAACTGTTTCACCCAAAGATCCATAAGGACTACGAATTATGTAGGAGGACGCGAAGAAATTTCCAACTCAAGAG GTGCTGCTCAACCTAAAGGAACGAACCATAAGACAAGCAAtctaaataatgatttaaagtccaatatttttgacaaaataCTGAGCGATGAAATGCTACTATCTTTGGAACACAGACATGACCAAAGAGACAGTTCTAAAAATATACCCCTTTCAAGTAAGAAAGAACATTTGATTACTCCTACTCTCGAAATAATACAGAAATGGCCAATTTTCAAGCACATAAATAACGTAAGGGGTGTTGACATAATAAATCAGAACAAGCTCGTCGGTATCAAAACAAAAAACGACGACGAATATTTAGACCATTTACCGAAATCTGAGATAACATCGGAGTTGAAATTGGAAACAAATAAACTAGCAGAACATGAAGAACTAAATCTTAATAAGGGACTGTGGGTAAAACCAGAAATTAATaaatcttcaaaaaacataccATTTAGCAGTAAAGTCATCGGGATGAGAAGTTTACCTGAACTTGGAGTCAAAGAAAAGTGTAAGTGTAAAAAAACGAATCCAACAAATCCATGCAAATGTTCGGGCACTAGTCATAATAAGAAAAGATGTACCCACTCAACTCCGAACGCTAGAGCTCACGAGTGCTCTCGCTATGGCGCCGTGACTAACCACTCTTGCAGTCAGGGTCAGCCATACCAAGACTTTGTAACTTCTAATCCATACAGTTTCTACCCTGTTTATGTACCCTATACATATTTTGCTAGTGAAGCTCCAATGATTCCATACACCGTTAGCTATCCACAACCAATATTCAGCGATTTGAAAATTCCTCGGAAACATAAACACAAGTGCCGTAAGCAAACGACGCGTTTTGAAGAAGATTTATATTATGAAGACAACGACAGCCGCGAAAGAAGACCTTACGATGATAACGAATATTATCACGACAGTAAGAAGGAATCTTCTAAAGGGATTGTTTACGACGTTAATCAAGATGCACTTATTAAAGAAATTGTGAAGGATTTgaaaattcataataataaagatTTCGTCAAGGAGTGTTATTGTGATTCCTCTGTAAGCACATGTAGATCTAATATTTTTGTATCAATACTCATTTTCTcactttttaaattgttatcGACATTGTCGTTATGTTTTGTCTTGGAATAA
- the LOC134664458 gene encoding uncharacterized protein LOC134664458: protein MINVKLIVLFICVSNIGGCCCDYCRICPSHTLCMYKRPGPGPYCRSYDETASITKEDVETIVNKINQRRNFVALGLARNLPSAANMNQMRWSEELAVFAQRWADQCDPAVRPDRKDLCRDLVDTKVGQSIATVMGLSPGLSVKSFVEMWYMQALDYNGSVTYYNQSEGRKTDDFTQLIWAETTLVGCGKARFSIDDKGTMIDRFVCNFAPKGNVRGKPVYTIGYPATQCKENSHKDERFTGLCKSVTEKPQKTIATTENSLLRIINLSKNPVKLDMDPLRLDYKNREMKQDRLNFMRHQNLRHIPNSTRGLVHHITPVRQQSIQELPNIAPLHNVINRQNLLGHTPNIYGGFYRTRSPIEHYRRNDYMRDTVNPNYYDVNLEPLTYDGQCTRTSGTVHNYNACHSVSEIGHPQCSRKGKERNDYILTSPPSCKKKDHASINACDSQKLTCMPNPATTVNNCNYKCHCPNIENPGLDNRRRIPGEYVYYDHLPSLALRGGVEFDGRHPTKHHTDSITSIPKEQSTGNYKGDYYDINIPKQITNTPRSLRKNYRNHHPYFLSPRGRSKRLVETQFSDLRKVDESLKRLKRNPRYTTLRNNIKSKFRTYGNIEIISEPITIPGKDFNEHRHESADRSLSFDELMNFRKNRGGEIDYNIRRKNKNDKKTVKPKTTKPKTTKPTTTKPKTTKPTTTKPTTTKPKTTKQKLAIRKDEKASESSKAPETTTSSTIQMTIIGSFSPQSACTRRITCTWTMPKMTDANGKVIDGGGGGGGGGGGGGGGWNGGGGGGFPNGRTPWGHVENCTRRYTCSRIFYNRNVQASDTAAGETTLPDEDYCERRALDVRRKDLDETGTVHRYKHSNEPSLVTPSMKNECAGKAYVDCLCNDQKPRKKRSRACKHKEEKEVPECKSKKKEIPKNLLVLAFSKILQSWENNRNKHRKTRSECHCNASVPTRMYISHMFIFFIFITLN, encoded by the exons atgataaaTGTAAAATTGATCGTGTTGTTTATTTGTGTCAGTAATATTGGTGGGTGCTGCTGTGATTACTGCAGGATATGTCCTAGCCACACGCTCTGCATGTATAAG agacCGGGGCCGGGCCCATATTGCAGATCGTACGACGAGACGGCTTCAATAACGAAGGAGGATGTCGAGACGATCGTCAACAAAATCAATCAGAGGAGGAACTTTGTCGCTCTCGGGCTGGCCAGGAACTTACCGAGTGCTGCTAACATGAATCAAATG CGTTGGTCTGAAGAGCTGGCCGTATTTGCCCAACGATGGGCAGACCAGTGCGATCCCGCCGTCCGCCCCGATAGGAAGGACCTCTGTCGCGATTTGG TGGACACAAAAGTCGGGCAGAGCATAGCTACTGTGATGGGTCTGTCGCCTGGATTAAGCGTTAAAAGTTTCGTGGAAATGTGGTACATGCAAGCTTTAGACTACAATGGAAGTGTCACTTATTACAACCA ATCAGAGGGCCGTAAAACTGATGATTTCACACAATTAATCTGGGCAGAAACAACGCTAGTTGGCTGCGGGAAAGCAAGATTTAGC ATAGACGACAAAGGCACGATGATAGACAGATTCGTTTGTAACTTTGCTCCCAAAGGAAACGTTCGAGGCAAACCAGTGTACACTATTGGATACCCGGCGACGCAATGCAAAGAAAACTCTCATAAAGATGAAAGATTTACAGGCCTTTGTAAATCTGTTACAGAAAAAC CTCAGAAAACAATAGCAACAACCGAAAACAGTCTGTTGAGAATCATTAACTTGTCGAAAAATCCAGTGAAGTTGGATATGGACCCTCTTCGACTCGACTACAAAAACCGAGAGATGAAACAAGATAGATTGAATTTTATGAGACACCAGAATTTGAGACATATCCCAAATAGCACGCGCG GACTCGTACACCACATAACACCAGTGAGGCAACAAAGTATACAGGAATTGCCAAATATTGCTCCATTGCATAATGTTATAAATCGCCAAAACCTCTTAGGACATACTCCGAACATTTACGGTGGTTTTTACAGAACAAGATCTCCAATAGAACATTACAGAAGGAATGACTACATGAGAGACACGGTTAACCCTAATTATTATGATGTAAACCTGGAACCATTAACTTATGATGGGCAATGTACTCGTACGTCAGGAACTGTTCATAATTATAATGCTTGCCACTCTGTTAGTGAAATAGGACATCCTCAATGTAGTCGAAAAGGCAAAGAAAGAAATGACTATATACTAACATCTCCACCTTCCTGCAAGAAAAAAGACCATGCATCTATAAATGCATGTGACTCGCAAAAACTTACTTGCATGCCGAATCCAGCCACAACTGTAaacaattgcaattacaaaTGTCATTGTCCTAACATTGAGAATCCGGGATTGGATAATCGTCGCCGAATCCCAGGCGAATATGTGTACTACGATCACCTTCCCAGCTTAGCCCTTCGAGGTGGGGTAGAATTCGACGGTAGGCACCCTACAAAGCATCATACGGATTCAATTACCTCAATCCCTAAAGAGCAAAGTACTGGCAACTACAAAGGAGATTATTATGACATAAATATACCTAAGCAAATAACTAATACACCAAGATCGTTGCGAAAGAATTATCGTAACCACCATCCCTATTTCCTAAGTCCTAGAGGAAGGTCGAAAAGACTAGTGgaaacacaattttcagatcTTCGGAAAGTTGATGAATCGCTTAAACGATTAAAACGAAATCCAAGATATACGACATTGCGAAAcaatataaaaagtaaatttaGAACATATGGAAACATTGAAATTATTTCAGAACCCATAACGATACCAGGAAAAGATTTCAATGAACATCGTCATGAAAGCGCAGACAGGTCTTTGTCGTTTGACGAGTTAATGAATTTTAGAAAAAATCGCGGTGGGGAAATTGACTATAACATAAgaagaaaaaacaaaaacgacaaaaaaactGTTAAACCAAAAACCACTAAACCCAAAACCACTAAACCTACGACCACTAAACCCAAAACCACTAAACCTACAACCACTAAACCAACAACCACTAAACCTAAAACTACTAAACAAAAACTCGCTATTAGAAAAGACGAAAAAGCCAGCGAATCATCAAAAGCGCCAGAGACAACTACGTCTTCTACTATACAAATGACTATAATCGGTAGCTTTTCTCCGCAGAGCGCTTGTACACGTAGAATTACATGTACATGGACGATGCCAAAAATGACTGATGCGAATGGCAAAGTTATTGATGGTGGTGGTGGAGGAGGTGGCGGAGGTGGCGGTGGCGGAGGTGGCTGGAATGGTGGGGGTGGCGGAGGTTTTCCAAACGGGAGGACGCCGTGGGGACACGTTGAAAACTGTACCCGAAGATATACTTGTAGTCGCATATTCTACAATAGAAACGTACAAGCAAGCGATACTGCCGCCGGGGAAACGACTCTTCCAGATGAAGATTATTGTGAGCGACGAGCACTCGACGTGAGACGAAAAGATTTGGATGAGACCGGAACTGTACATCGTTATAAACATTCCAATGAACCATCTCTAGTTACGCCTTCGATGAAAAATGAATGCGCTGGGAAAGCTTATGTCGATTGCTTATGCAACGATCAAAAACCAAGAAAAAAAAGAAGTCGCGCTTGCAAACACAAGGAAGAGAAAGAAGTTCCAGAATGTAAATCAAAGAAAAAGGAGatccctaaaaatttattggtGTTAGCTtttagtaaaatcttacaatcGTGGGAAAATAATCGTAATAAGCATAGAAAAACTCGTAGTGAGTGCCATTGTAATGCAAGTGTACCGACACGTATGTATATCAGTCACATgtttatattctttatttttatcacactaaattaa